From the genome of Arvicola amphibius chromosome 9, mArvAmp1.2, whole genome shotgun sequence, one region includes:
- the LOC119822640 gene encoding D-dopachrome decarboxylase, giving the protein MPFIELETNLPASRIPAGLEKRLCSATAAILDKPEDRVSVTLRPGMTLLMNGNTEPCVQLLISSIGVVGTAEQNRSHSSRFFEFLTKELALDQDRICIRFIPLEPWQIGKKGTVMTFL; this is encoded by the exons ATGCCATTCATTGAGTTGGAAACGAACTTGCCAGCTAGCCGCATACCTGCAGGGCTAGAGAAGCGGCTGTGTTCGGCCACCGCCGCCATCCTGGACAAACCCGAAGAC CGCGTGAGTGTGACGTTACGGCCTGGCATGACCTTATTGATGAACGGAAACACAGAGCCCTGCGTCCAGCTTCTGATCTCTTCCATCGGCGTTGTGGGCACGGCAGAGCAGAACCGCAGCCACAGCTCCCGCTTCTTCGAGTTCCTCACCAAAGAGCTGGCCCTGGACCAGGACCG gATATGTATCCGCTTCATCCCCTTGGAGCCCTGGCAGATTGGAAAGAAAGGAACTGTCATGACGTTTCTATGA